A genomic window from Populus alba chromosome 19, ASM523922v2, whole genome shotgun sequence includes:
- the LOC118056953 gene encoding probable methyltransferase TCM_000331 isoform X1 — MMVESVLCMNPGDGETSYAKNSFLQKTVLSKARPILEDTIKDMFSTALPTCFKLADLGCSSGPNTLLFVSEFVDVVYELCQQLNCKLPEFQVFLNDFNAVFKSLPFLYDKFGKEKRDLYGQHCFITGSFYHRLFPSKSLHFFHSSYSLHWLPKVPEGISNNKGNIYMAKASPPNVFKAYLEQFQKDFSLFLRLRSEEIIQGGRVVLTFIGRSIDDPRSKDCCLYWELLAKSLLDLAAKGLVVEADIHTFNLPYYNPYEGEVREIIKMEGSFDIDKLETFSINWDANDDISNKDFVFEKDQCGRNVANIVRAVAEPMLVSHFGDDIIDELFKRYAEYVGEHL; from the exons ATGATGGTGGAAAGCGTTCTTTGCATGAATCCAGGAGATGGTGAAACCAGCTACGCCAAGAATTCATTCCttcaa AAAACAGTGCTATCAAAAGCTAGGCCAATCCTAGAAGATACCATCAAGGACATGTTCAGCACCGCCCTTCCCACTTGCTTCAAACTAGCAGACTTGGGCTGCTCTTCAGGACCCAATACTCTCTTGTTCGTTTCTGAATTCGTGGACGTCGTTTATGAGCTTTGCCAACAACTGAACTGTAAACTGCCCGAATTTCAGGTGTTTCTGAATGATTTCAATGCTGTTTTCAAGTCGCTGCCATTTTTATACGACaagtttggaaaagaaaagagagactTGTATGGACAGCACTGTTTCATAACAGGTTCTTTCTATCACAGGCTCTTCCCAAGCAAGAGTTTGCATTTCTTTCATTCCTCTTACAGCCTACATTGGCTTCCTAAG GTGCCAGAAGGTATATCAAATAACAAGGGGAACATATACATGGCAAAGGCAAGTCCTCCTAATGTATTTAAAGCTTACTTGGAGCAATTCCAGAAGGATTTCTCCTTGTTTCTACGCTTACGCTCAGAGGAAATAATACAAGGAGGACGTGTAGTTCTTACATTCATCGGCAGGAGTATTGACGATCCAAGAAGCAAAGATTGCTGTCTTTATTGGGAGCTGCTAGCAAAGTCACTGCTAGACCTGGCAGCAAAG GGACTTGTTGTAGAGGCCGATATTCATACCTTCAATCTACCATACTATAATCCTTACGAAGGAGAAGTGAGGGAAATTATCAAAATGGAGGGCTCGTTCGATATTGATAAGCTAGAAACTTTTTCTATTAACTGGGATGCTAATGATGATATCAGCAACAaagattttgtgtttgaaaagGACCAATGTGGACGAAATGTGGCAAATATTGTAAGAGCTGTTGCAGAACCGATGTTGGTTAGTCATTTTGGAGATGATATAATTGATGAATTGTTCAAGAGGTACGCAGAGTATGTAGGTGAACATCTGTGA
- the LOC118056953 gene encoding probable methyltransferase TCM_000331 isoform X2, whose product MVESVLCMDPGDGETSYNKNSFPQKTVLSKARPILEDTIKDMFSTALPTCFKLADLGCSSGPNTLLFVSEFVDVVYELCQQLNCKLPEFQVFLNDFNAVFKSLPFLYDKFGKEKRDLYGQHCFITGSFYHRLFPSKSLHFFHSSYSLHWLPKVPEGISNNKGNIYMAKASPPNVFKAYLEQFQKDFSLFLRLRSEEIIQGGRVVLTFIGRSIDDPRSKDCCLYWELLAKSLLDLAAKGLVVEADIHTFNLPYYNPYEGEVREIIKMEGSFDIDKLETFSINWDANDDISNKDFVFEKDQCGRNVANIVRAVAEPMLVSHFGDDIIDELFKRYAEYVGEHL is encoded by the exons ATGGTGGAAAGCGTTCTTTGCATGGATCCAGGAGATGGTGAAACCAGCTACAACAAGAATTCATTCCctcaa AAAACAGTGCTATCAAAAGCTAGGCCAATCCTAGAAGATACCATCAAGGACATGTTCAGCACCGCCCTTCCCACTTGCTTCAAACTAGCAGACTTGGGCTGCTCTTCAGGACCCAATACTCTCTTGTTCGTTTCTGAATTCGTGGACGTCGTTTATGAGCTTTGCCAACAACTGAACTGTAAACTGCCCGAATTTCAGGTGTTTCTGAATGATTTCAATGCTGTTTTCAAGTCGCTGCCATTTTTATACGACaagtttggaaaagaaaagagagactTGTATGGACAGCACTGTTTCATAACAGGTTCTTTCTATCACAGGCTCTTCCCAAGCAAGAGTTTGCATTTCTTTCATTCCTCTTACAGCCTACATTGGCTTCCTAAG GTGCCAGAAGGTATATCAAATAACAAGGGGAACATATACATGGCAAAGGCAAGTCCTCCTAATGTATTTAAAGCTTACTTGGAGCAATTCCAGAAGGATTTCTCCTTGTTTCTACGCTTACGCTCAGAGGAAATAATACAAGGAGGACGTGTAGTTCTTACATTCATCGGCAGGAGTATTGACGATCCAAGAAGCAAAGATTGCTGTCTTTATTGGGAGCTGCTAGCAAAGTCACTGCTAGACCTGGCAGCAAAG GGACTTGTTGTAGAGGCCGATATTCATACCTTCAATCTACCATACTATAATCCTTACGAAGGAGAAGTGAGGGAAATTATCAAAATGGAGGGCTCGTTCGATATTGATAAGCTAGAAACTTTTTCTATTAACTGGGATGCTAATGATGATATCAGCAACAaagattttgtgtttgaaaagGACCAATGTGGACGAAATGTGGCAAATATTGTAAGAGCTGTTGCAGAACCGATGTTGGTTAGTCATTTTGGAGATGATATAATTGATGAATTGTTCAAGAGGTACGCAGAGTATGTAGGTGAACATCTGTGA
- the LOC118056952 gene encoding uncharacterized protein, which translates to MAKASPPDVFKAYLEQFQKDFSLFLSLRSEEIIQGGSVVLTFIGRSIDDPRSKDCCLYWDLLAKSLLDLAAKTDIDTFNLPYYNPYEGEVREIIEMEGSFDIDKLETFAINWDANDDISNKDFVFEKDQCGRNVANIVRAVAEPMLVSHFGDDIMDELFKRYAEYVEPDEGETLTAAQKRHLEDCKLKDLKVKNYLFQSIDKSIFKTILQKDTSKQLWESMKTKYQGNTRVKRAQLQALRRDFEVLEMKVSESVTDYFSRVMMVANDMRNYGEDMQDVKIVEKILRTITDKFNYIVCSIEESKDIDLLSVDELQSSLIVHEQKFRRTNSEDQALKVTFDEGQGRGGRGRNTYRGRGYGRGRGFINKAIIECYRCHRLGHYKYECPNWEANYVEVDEELLLMSLVEMNEAKRGDVWFLDSGCSNHMSGDAEKFSELNRGFKQQVKLGNNTRIFVEGKGKITLKLNGMNHIITDVFYVPELHNNLLSVGQMQEKGLAFLFHAGMCKIYHPKRGMIIQTSMSANKMFILLANTQERNDACFLTNSPTSNVTQLWHSRYGHLSHRGLEILQNKNMV; encoded by the exons ATGGCAAAGGCAAGTCCTCCTGATGTATTTAAAGCTTACCTGGAGCAATTCCAGAAGGATTTCTCCTTGTTTCTAAGCTTACGCTCAGAGGAAATAATACAAGGAGGAAGTGTAGTTCTTACATTCATCGGCAGGAGTATTGACGATCCAAGAAGCAAAGATTGCTGTCTGTATTGGGATCTGCTAGCAAAGTCACTGCTAGACCTGGCAGCAAAG ACCGATATTGATACCTTCAATCTGCCATACTATAATCCTTACGAAGGAGAAGTGAGGGAAATTATCGAAATGGAGGGCTCGTTCGATATTGATAAGCTAGAAACTTTTGCTATTAACTGGGATGCTAATGATGATATCAGCAACAaagattttgtgtttgaaaagGACCAATGTGGACGAAATGTGGCAAATATTGTAAGAGCTGTTGCAGAACCGATGTTGGTTAGTCATTTTGGAGATGATATAATGGATGAATTGTTCAAGAGGTACGCAGAGTATGTAG AACCTGATGAAGGAGAAACATTGACTGCTGCACAAAAGAGACACCTTGAGGACTGCAAACTCAAGGATCTAAAGGTTAAAAACTACCTTTTCCAGTCAATCGACAAGTCAATCTTCAAGACTATTCTGCAAAAAGACACTTCCAAGCAGCTGTGGGaatcaatgaaaacaaaatatcaagggAATACTAGAGTCAAGCGTGCTCAACTTCAGGCACTTCGCAGAGATTTTGAGGTGCTAGAAATGAAGGTTAGTGAATCAGTCACTGATTATTTCTCCAGAGTCATGATGGTGGCAAATGATATGCGCAATTATGGAGAAGATATGCAAGATGTGAAGATTGTAGAAAAGATTTTACGCACTATCACAGACAAATTCAATTATATTGTCTGTTCCATAGAGGAATCCAAAGACATTGATCTCCTTTCTGTGGATGAGCTACAAAGCTCATTGATTGTGCACGAACAGAAGTTTCGAAGGACTAACAGTGAAGATCAAGCCTTGAAAGTTACATTTGATGAGGGACAAGGCAGAGGAGGACGTGGCAGGAATACATATAGAGGAAGAGGATACGGGAGAGGACGTGGATTTATTAACAAAGCTATAATAGAGTGTTATAGATGCCACAGGCTCGGGCACTATAAATATGAATGTCCAAATTGGGAGGCTAATTATGTTGAAGTAGATGAAGAATTGCTGCTAATGTCTTTGGTGGAGATGAATGAAGCAAAGCGTGGAGATGTTTGGTTCTTGGACTCTGGTTGTTCAAACCACATGAGCGGAGATGCAGAAAAATTCAGTGAATTGAACAGAGGATTTAAGCAGCAAGTCAAACTCGGTAACAACACCAGAATTTTTGTGGAAGGGAAGGGAAAGATTACACTTAAATTGAATGGCATGAATCACATCATCACTGATGTGTTTTATGTCCCAGAATTACACAACAACCTGCTAAGTGTGGGACAAATGCAGGAGAAGGGACttgcatttttatttcatgCAGGGATGTGCAAGATTTATCACCCAAAGAGGGGCATGATCATTCAAACCAGCATGTCTGCAAATAAAATGTTCATACTGTTGGCAAACACGCAAGAGAGAAATGATGCCTGTTTTCTCACAAATTCACCAACATCAAATGTCACCCAGCTGTGGCATAGCAGGTATGGCCATTTGAGCCATCGGGGTCTGGAGATCTTACAGAACAAGAATATGGTTTGA
- the LOC118056953 gene encoding probable methyltransferase TCM_000331 isoform X3 gives MFSTALPTCFKLADLGCSSGPNTLLFVSEFVDVVYELCQQLNCKLPEFQVFLNDFNAVFKSLPFLYDKFGKEKRDLYGQHCFITGSFYHRLFPSKSLHFFHSSYSLHWLPKVPEGISNNKGNIYMAKASPPNVFKAYLEQFQKDFSLFLRLRSEEIIQGGRVVLTFIGRSIDDPRSKDCCLYWELLAKSLLDLAAKGLVVEADIHTFNLPYYNPYEGEVREIIKMEGSFDIDKLETFSINWDANDDISNKDFVFEKDQCGRNVANIVRAVAEPMLVSHFGDDIIDELFKRYAEYVGEHL, from the exons ATGTTCAGCACCGCCCTTCCCACTTGCTTCAAACTAGCAGACTTGGGCTGCTCTTCAGGACCCAATACTCTCTTGTTCGTTTCTGAATTCGTGGACGTCGTTTATGAGCTTTGCCAACAACTGAACTGTAAACTGCCCGAATTTCAGGTGTTTCTGAATGATTTCAATGCTGTTTTCAAGTCGCTGCCATTTTTATACGACaagtttggaaaagaaaagagagactTGTATGGACAGCACTGTTTCATAACAGGTTCTTTCTATCACAGGCTCTTCCCAAGCAAGAGTTTGCATTTCTTTCATTCCTCTTACAGCCTACATTGGCTTCCTAAG GTGCCAGAAGGTATATCAAATAACAAGGGGAACATATACATGGCAAAGGCAAGTCCTCCTAATGTATTTAAAGCTTACTTGGAGCAATTCCAGAAGGATTTCTCCTTGTTTCTACGCTTACGCTCAGAGGAAATAATACAAGGAGGACGTGTAGTTCTTACATTCATCGGCAGGAGTATTGACGATCCAAGAAGCAAAGATTGCTGTCTTTATTGGGAGCTGCTAGCAAAGTCACTGCTAGACCTGGCAGCAAAG GGACTTGTTGTAGAGGCCGATATTCATACCTTCAATCTACCATACTATAATCCTTACGAAGGAGAAGTGAGGGAAATTATCAAAATGGAGGGCTCGTTCGATATTGATAAGCTAGAAACTTTTTCTATTAACTGGGATGCTAATGATGATATCAGCAACAaagattttgtgtttgaaaagGACCAATGTGGACGAAATGTGGCAAATATTGTAAGAGCTGTTGCAGAACCGATGTTGGTTAGTCATTTTGGAGATGATATAATTGATGAATTGTTCAAGAGGTACGCAGAGTATGTAGGTGAACATCTGTGA